The genomic interval ATAGTTCTTTCTTTTTTATCAGCTCTCCATGGTGATTGGGTCTAACTCATTTGACCTTATTGGTAAGTATGAAGCCTTATAAAAATGAACTTCTTCTGTTATACCTACAAAGATGACTGTAAAGTGCGAATCGTGATAGATGAAACATTCCTTTGACTGTTAGTGCTGGTTGATTTATGGAAGGGAACCATGGCTTTAAATTTCTGTGAAGTTGTCACCCATGGAAATTTCAACTTTTCACCACATTTGTAATCGCAAACAAGTCTCCACTCTGCTGAATTTTCTTtgagaattcaaaattttctttgaaatttccaTGAATAGGCCAAAATCTGTCGAAGTTTGAATGAAAAGTCAAGAATTCTGGCAGATCTTCAAATACATTGTATTCCATCTCATACAAATATAGGCCCTTCTTTTATGTTTTGGGTTTTTGAAGCTGGTTTTAATTGACACATTACTCATCTTGATTTATAATATCATGTTCTTTTTAGCAGTTTGtcttgagaattccacttgtgagtttgccTCACATTAGAAAAATTGAGTGAATAATGgctgcttatatacatggttggacctaagacccaataggcttaaacttttgggttaagttggtgttcacccatgtgtatcaagcctacccatggatacctccggtgctaacaagtggtatcagagttgacAGTTTGTAGCTCTAGGTGAGCGACGCATAAAAAAAAGTCGAGGCATGAAGCTAATTCTTCTGACGTGCTAACATTTGgaagaccaagtgtgtgaccgagaccaataaggatcatctaagtTTGGAAGAtagatccgaatagggtcaaaacgtgggaggtaggattggtttgatacgtggaatgcaatccgagtcACGTAAGACGCGATGGTAAggtccacttgagcaactgttggagaattgagcttactcTCATGAGGAAGATGAATTCCCTTCAAGGGagagcaattggaactcacaagtgagggggggattattgagaattccacttgtgagttcgtctcaaattgaaaaattgagtggatgatgggtgcttatatacatggttggacccaagacccaatagagtTAAGCTTTTATGTTAAGTTGgcgctcacccatgtgtatcaagcctacccaTGGACTCCTCTAGTGCTAACAGTTTGTGCAtgcatatatttaaatttttttaaatatgttttatcagcCAATAATTTCTATTTTGAGCGTTTATATTATTAGATTTCTACTAGTAACTaaatgatttgatatatatattttatcttttCAACAAAATTTCATCATAAACATAAACAATATgtttataatttaaattattggTAACATTGGGTGGAACAAATTTTTGATAATCTTATATTCCGCAGTGTTATGCCACAAGGAAGCATTGTTGTGATATCGACTAAACATTACATTATGAGTCCAATATGTTATTTAGTTGCATATATTACGTAATCCATATTGTGAGAGTGAAGGGGAGCCTATGCGCATGGTAAAACTGTCgctgtgtgacctggaggtcatgggttcgaggtGGAGAAACaacctcttaaaaaaaaaaaatgtaaggtaaggctgTGTACTGTAGACCaacctcttaaaaaaaaaaaatgtaaggtaaggctgTGTACTGTAGACCCATTATAGTCTGCTTGTCCAACTGAGTACTAGAATTATGGTATTCTTAAATTTTGTGGTTGGgtttacattaaatttcactctACGATAGGGAACAGTTTGCCCCCAATACCCTCTCATAAAGCACACTATTTTCAGTAAACTCTTTTTGATTGGATATTAGTAAACATCCCTTGACTCATTTTCTGGTTTGTTCTCTGGAGAAGTTATTTTCCGAATATTTTGTTGAAATGATTATTGTATCGACTGCTGCTTATTTGTTCATGATAATTTCAACTCAGTTAAGATGCAGTTCTAGAAAGAAGCAATATTAATCCTGGATTTGTTAGGACTGCTAATGTATGGATCTAGATATAGAATTTTCCCAGAATTTAGATGTTTTTGATGTTAGGAGGAGTAAtgagattgttttttttttgcaatGGGAGATTATTTATAGAACTCTGCTGTGGGATTTGCCATGCTTAGGTGGTGTGGTCTTCTCTAGGCTCTCCCTACCCTTGGAAATTTATTGTTTGTGCAGTGGTTATAACTGGTGTGAGCCATTTAATTTTTAGAAACTGGAAAATTTGAATTGTGTGGTCATGTGTAGGGGGTTCGGTTTTTTGTGTAGTGGGCCAACACCTTTTGCACCACCTGTTTTTTCTCGTGGCTTGTATTGGGGAATGTCTAGATCTTTAGGCTGTATTTTGATCCTGAAGTATGCTTATATAGCCTGTTCGAAAGATGATTCCTATGCGATTAGAAGGTTTTCTTATATCAGCAGGAGATTTGACATGAAAAAGCTACTCATTCAGGTGTCAACATCCTTCTCATATGCTTTTGAACTTTCCACTATGAATACGGTACTAACACAAAACATAATTTCTCCAATAGATCCCTATATATCAGTTTTGTTCCCACTGAATTCACAGATTTGAACCATCAATCACAAAGATTAATGCTTTGCATTTTTTTAACAATTTTAGAATTCTTGGACCATCGCAGTTGTATATCACTCTGTTTAATCTGGATTGGGTCAGCTGTGTATGGATCCTGCTCAGCCCTCCACTCTGTTACTGTTGAATCATATTAGCCCTTTGCTTAGCTCGATTTTAGTTCTTTTTCCCTAGTTCCAAGTTCTACTTGGTCTGAAATTCATTATGTCTCGGGAAGTGAGATATTACTTGCTTTGTGTTTTTCGGGGCACTAGAATCACTATTGATTGCTAATAAGCCTTTGATTGACTGATGTGTTCTGGTGCCATTTATTTTATTAGCGTGCATTATTCAACCTTAGGTTGGATTGACGATGTGTTTTGGTGCCCATTTTTTCATGGAAACTTGACATAAAATTTCAACCTATTCTTTTGTGCATATATCAGGTTGAATTGACAAGAGCTTGTGCGTAATTACTTTCAACGAGTCAGAAATCTGAAGATGGTTGCGAAAATCACTGCTGCTGCCATCTTCCTATAACTGTGTTTTGTTTGTGATTATTTGATTTTGTTGATAGTGCCATAAAAGGTACTCCTAGTGAATTGACGGCCTTACCTGGTGGCTGTGTATCTTaggttttctatttctatttcaattttgaattttttttccccCTTGTTTTTGGGGGAGGCTTGTGTATTCTTAGTTTCAGCTGAGATATACTTGGCCATAATCCAAGTATTCTTAGCTTTCCGGCACATGGGAGAGCTTGGGACGCTTGGGCAGGCATTGTATtcttatgcattaccatacagAGTATCTTTTATGGAGTTCTTTAGACTTTTCAGTTTTCTTGTGTCATAACAAACGTATGAATTGAGCTGTAAGTTCCCCAGTGGAGTTCAAATGTATTTTTCAAACTCTTTTATAGTTTTTTCTGGCGGGTTATGCCTCTTCCATACCAAATATGATTCTGGAAAATTGCTCTATTGATGTAATTGCTTCGGCTTATTCATATTTACGCGCATGATTTTtacatttgaaataaaaaaatgttgATGTCTTAAACTTGGTTTATCATTGTGTGGCCAACAGCCAACATTATCTTAATTCAGAACTTTATTATTCTGAAACTCGATTAGTGATTTTTAACGACTAGAGCTGCAATTGAGTCGAGCCGAACTGAGTCAAGCTCTAGTATGTTTAGGCTTGGCTCATTTAATAAACGAACCCTTAAAATTGAGCTCGAGTTTGGCTCATTAACTAAACGTGTCAGGCTCAACCTTGTTCATCCttgatttatttattaattgagCTTAAAACGAGCTAAGGCTAATCTTATTaaaattgtaattatatattaataaacTTTAAAATTAAATCTAAAATTGCTTATTGAaacataaatttaatattttaatttttgttttactatcttattaaaaatttttaaaagacaaTGTGAGTAGTCATGATTAAAGAGAAAATACTTCTATATGTGCAAAACACAGCAAGTTTAAAATACActctaaatcaaatatataaatttatgaaCCTTCTAACAAGCAAATAAACTAAGCCTATTTTTTATACATACTAAAAAGTTGATGAATTTACTTCATGAGTTAACTCCTAACCTATTAAATAATCCTATTCCTTGAGTTTTTTTTTGAACATTTTAAGTTGCACTAAAGGAGTTGGATCACAAGCTTAGCAAGCTGAGTATGATCTAGTTCAAGTTCGACTTGTTTAATTTTTGAGCTCAAACTCGAAGTTGACTCATCTATCTCAATAAAGGAGTTCAAACAAGCTATTATCAAGTCAAATATTGAATAGCTTGCCAACAACTTGACTTAATTATTTGCAGCCCTATTTAGAACCATTATGGTAGATCTTAATAAAATCCTCCATgttgattttctagaatcaagaaaTCATCTTCTTTGGGCATCAAGggttctttattattattattattattattattattattattattcgggaaTTCCATCCACCATCGTGCCACTTTGAACACTATGTTGCAGCACCAAACTCAGGGAGGTGAAAGCTATCCACCTATTGACGCATTCCTAGTAATTCACCGGCGTAATGCCTAAAGGGGGAATCGAACCTGTGaccttggggtcaccaaagtcacaagttgcCCTTATCACTTGAGCTGATCCGATTGGAAATGTTCTTTATTATTAACCATGAAAGAAAGTTccaataaatatttctttgatACGTACTTCAAGGTGTATATCCACTCGAGCATTTTTGAGCATGAAGGGCATCACTTAATTTGTTGATCGGATTCTTTTTTGGAAAATTAGTTACAATGCATGTATGTTGAGTATTAAAATTTAATACTCTTCTAAGGCACAATGAGGTTTTCACAACTCTTGGTTAAGTTTTTGACAAGGTAGGCTAGCTAATGTGTAGGTGGGTGAAACTATGCATGTATacatacacacaaacacacacaataTACACACATTATTTCAaaagaattaaataataaaaaaatagacatataaaAAACTAATTAAGTAAATGACAAATTAAGCTAGATGGCATAGGGAGACAAGTAGCATTTTCCAGTCTAATATTACTACGTTTCCCCTAGAATATCTAATTCCTCATGGTCACTATACTATAAATCTTTTCCTCTCCCTCCTAGCTAGCTAGGCTAGCTTTAAGCTCCTTTGGCCACGCCTCCTTATAGTAAACAAGTTTCATCCAGAAAAGAAGATATGTGGATGGATCTGAGCTATCTATTTGACCAAACACACccactgcatatatatatatatatatatatatatatatatatatatatttatttacactACTTCGCACACCCATACAAGAATAGAAAATAAGcaagagagagcgagagagaatgGGAAGGAAGCCATGCTGTGCGAAGGTGGGACTCAACAGAGGAGCATGGTCGACTCAGGAAGATCAAATCCTCATCAACTATATCAAAGCCTATGGCGTTGGCAATTGGCGAACCCTTCCTCAAAAAGCAGGTCcctattacatatatacatagcaTGCATGTCTTTAAATATGATgttacctttttctttttttccctttctgATTTTGTTCTTGctcttactcatatttttgtgtatttttttGCTTTCTTCTTAACGATTCATGTACCCGACTCATCATGTTTTAATAAATtcattataattatatatatgttgcatgtggaaaaataaattttttttaaaggatggtGTACTTCTTAGACATTTAGGACACTTCATTATATATTTATCGAGATAATGAGTCCATTTTTCTACTTTTTtcacttaaatattaaaatagcatTTCAAATGAAAAGCTGTAACGCTCAATACTCAAACCTAACAGAGACGTGATATATATGATACTGtttaataaattcataaaaatttaaatgaagggTTGAAGAGATGTGGGAAGAGTTGCAGGCTGCGGTGGATTAATTATTTGAATCCGGAGATTAAGAGAGGAAATATTTCTGCAGAAGAAGAAGACCTCATCATTAGACTACACTCTCTTCTTGGCAACAGGTTAATTTTCTCCCCTCCCCTTATTAAATTAAACAGTTTCATTATTTACTAAATTAACTTCGATTTCCATCCTCcatctattcttttttttttttcaattcgaATACATGCCAATTTTAACTAAAGACAACTTTGATTAACTGGGGAAAGAAACACGTTCCACAGCATTTTTTCTTCTTCACGTGTCAATTTTTCTCGACAATTCAAaaggcaaaaaaataaaaaataaaaaaatgcttgttttattttattttattttatttttcctgtgCAGATGCTTTTACTTGCAAAATTGCAGGTAAAAATAGTAACGTTATATGAAATATCATGAGCACATGCAAAATTTAAATTTGCGAATAAACAATAAAAAGTAGTAAAAAGCTTTTCAATCTTTGAAATGGAATGTTTTATGGATATGTATGTTTAAATAGTTGGATCAAAAGACTTCTATTTTAAATTGAGATCTCGAATTTTGAGGTATATGGGACTGCCCGATAGACCGAAAAAAGAACATTATAATTCATAATTTccttattaaatttttattttttaaaaaattataaaaattttcaagattcatattaaTAGATAGAAATTAAATTCTCGTTAATCCAATTCTCGATTTTGAACATCTTGTTTAAGTTCCCATATTAAGAGAACGGATTCTATATAAAatctctttaattaattaattaattattttttgttgaagcaaaattaaattgaattgaattaATGTATGAGCGTATTCAGGTGGGCTTTAATAGCAGGAAGGCTTCCGGGGAGAACAGACAACGAAATCAAAAACTATTGGAACACAACACTGTCCAAGAAGCTGCGCGTGCGCCGGCAACCCACTCCTCGCCCTTCCTCACCAATTAAATCTCCTACCAATAATATCATTAATCCTGTATCCAAACAGCCGAAACCTGCTACCGTTGCAGTTGCACCACCCGGCGCCGGCGACCTTCCTCCTTCAGGAAAACTTGCAGCAGATTTCGTCGTCTCCGATGGCGGCCAGAGCTCCGTTTCTTCAACTCCTGTCGGCGAAGATATCGACGACGATCGCGACTCGTTGGATTTTGATCACCTGGACGTCGATGTCTTTGACTTCGACGTGGAAGCTCTACTCATGCCGCCGGATTTTAATGCTTTCAGCTCATTCTCATCATATTTTCCGAAAACCCACGACTGCAGCAGCGGCGATGagatgatgacgatgatgatgacGGCGATGGAGGATAAAAATCGTCACCATTGGCGTCATCATGGCGATCACCCTCTTCCACATTATCATGATGATGCTGATCATCCTTTAGAACAGGAGCTGAGGAAGGTGGTTTCGTTTCTAGATTTAGAATAAAATGATTAATTAAATGAGTTCCTGGATTAGTTTGATTGATCGAACAAGTTTAGGAAGTGAGATACGAGATGATGATCACCTCCGCAACTTAATTTCAATTACTATCATTAGTTAGTATTTAATggttatgcatgcatgcatacgtACCATTAGCACGTGCttagttatatatgtatatgttaaaGAACATACGGTGCGTGGTCAGACTTTGTGTCTCACCCAGTatgtaatatataaataatatagagtttcattatatatataatataaaggTCATAGCTATACGTTGACCCATGATTATACAACACACTATATATTGACACATATAGCTATCTGTGCTAATTGATCAGGTGTTAAATGTGTTGAGTATAGGATCGAATGCTATTTCATTGATTGATATATTTGATTAGTGAGCTGTGTATCACTAAAATAAGTGCACAATA from Malania oleifera isolate guangnan ecotype guangnan chromosome 9, ASM2987363v1, whole genome shotgun sequence carries:
- the LOC131163547 gene encoding transcription factor MYB8-like, whose amino-acid sequence is MGRKPCCAKVGLNRGAWSTQEDQILINYIKAYGVGNWRTLPQKAGLKRCGKSCRLRWINYLNPEIKRGNISAEEEDLIIRLHSLLGNRWALIAGRLPGRTDNEIKNYWNTTLSKKLRVRRQPTPRPSSPIKSPTNNIINPVSKQPKPATVAVAPPGAGDLPPSGKLAADFVVSDGGQSSVSSTPVGEDIDDDRDSLDFDHLDVDVFDFDVEALLMPPDFNAFSSFSSYFPKTHDCSSGDEMMTMMMTAMEDKNRHHWRHHGDHPLPHYHDDADHPLEQELRKVVSFLDLE